From a region of the uncultured Desulfatiglans sp. genome:
- a CDS encoding conserved hypothetical protein (Evidence 4 : Unknown function but conserved in other organisms): MEKQLRLVRSARTEQGAAHRELSPEERQRHFRNVMGSLIQGAQDSWGDIWQEFQGNVVENVVVHPSAREGFTPACGWPEFLEKMWILKHHLDHAKRLTEKGSL, from the coding sequence ATGGAAAAACAGCTGAGGCTGGTCAGAAGCGCACGTACAGAACAGGGAGCGGCGCACCGGGAGCTTTCGCCGGAGGAAAGGCAGCGCCATTTCAGAAACGTCATGGGGTCCCTGATCCAGGGCGCCCAGGACAGCTGGGGTGACATCTGGCAGGAGTTCCAGGGAAATGTGGTCGAGAACGTGGTCGTGCATCCGAGTGCTCGGGAGGGATTCACCCCCGCCTGCGGATGGCCCGAGTTCCTCGAGAAAATGTGGATTTTAAAACACCACCTCGACCACGCCAAACGTCTTACGGAAAAAGGTTCACTCTAA
- the gdhA gene encoding Glutamate dehydrogenase, with translation MPTGNLDNPFEIAQRQINACADILKLDESTRQGLLHPMREFHVTFPVHMDDGTTRLFKGYRVQYNDAKGPTKGGIRFHPDETIDTVRALAAWMTWKCALLDLPLGGGKGGVICNPKELSQQELERVSRGYIKAIASFIGPDKDVPAPDVYTNPQVMAWMVDEYSSIVGKNQFGVMTGKPLVIGGSPGRGDATARGGLYTLREAAKKIGLDLGKATIAVQGFGNAGSFAASLAESLFGSKIVAVCDSRGAVCCLGGFSALAVNQHKQATSTVLECAGGECITSDELLEMDVDVLVLAALEGTLTQRNASRVRAKIVMELANGPTTPEADEILYEKGVHVIPDFLCNAGGVTVSYFEMVQNASMYYWDEKEVHERLDKRMTRAYHEVAEMSQKHGINMRKAAYAVAVARVVEAMKVRGWV, from the coding sequence ATGCCCACCGGCAACCTAGACAATCCTTTCGAGATTGCACAGCGGCAGATCAACGCTTGCGCCGACATCCTCAAACTGGACGAGAGCACTCGTCAGGGACTTCTGCATCCGATGCGGGAGTTTCATGTGACCTTTCCGGTTCACATGGATGACGGCACCACCCGGTTATTCAAGGGCTACCGCGTCCAGTACAACGATGCGAAAGGGCCGACAAAAGGCGGCATCCGCTTCCATCCCGATGAGACCATCGACACGGTGAGGGCCCTCGCCGCCTGGATGACGTGGAAGTGCGCCCTGCTCGACCTTCCGCTCGGAGGCGGGAAGGGCGGCGTGATCTGCAACCCCAAGGAGCTCTCGCAGCAGGAGTTGGAAAGGGTGAGCCGAGGCTACATCAAGGCCATTGCGTCCTTCATCGGCCCTGACAAGGATGTGCCTGCGCCGGACGTCTACACCAATCCGCAGGTGATGGCCTGGATGGTGGACGAGTATTCCTCCATCGTAGGAAAGAATCAGTTCGGGGTCATGACCGGCAAGCCCCTGGTGATCGGCGGCTCCCCGGGGCGCGGCGACGCGACGGCGCGGGGCGGTCTGTACACCCTGCGCGAGGCCGCGAAGAAAATCGGCCTCGATTTGGGAAAGGCGACCATCGCGGTCCAGGGGTTCGGAAACGCGGGCAGCTTCGCCGCTTCTCTGGCCGAATCCCTGTTCGGTTCGAAGATCGTGGCGGTCTGCGATTCTCGCGGGGCGGTCTGCTGCCTGGGCGGTTTTTCGGCCTTGGCGGTGAACCAGCATAAACAGGCCACCTCCACCGTGTTGGAGTGCGCGGGCGGCGAGTGCATCACCAGTGATGAACTGCTGGAAATGGATGTGGACGTGCTCGTACTCGCGGCCCTCGAGGGCACGCTGACCCAGCGGAACGCCAGCCGTGTGAGGGCGAAGATCGTGATGGAACTCGCCAACGGTCCGACAACGCCCGAGGCCGACGAGATCCTCTACGAAAAGGGCGTGCACGTCATCCCGGACTTCCTCTGCAATGCCGGCGGCGTCACCGTTTCCTATTTCGAGATGGTGCAGAACGCCTCCATGTATTACTGGGACGAAAAAGAGGTCCACGAGAGGCTCGACAAACGGATGACACGCGCCTACCACGAGGTGGCGGAGATGAGCCAGAAGCACGGTATCAACATGCGCAAGGCGGCCTACGCCGTGGCGGTTGCCCGGGTGGTGGAAGCTATGAAAGTGCGCGGGTGGGTCTAA
- a CDS encoding Cache sensor signal transduction histidine kinase: MMILFSLFALVPLCAVGLFSMRTAEEVILKMAGNQVEQLARDKEALLERWISERKADIAVVAGSSILSSEDLEAMGAYLRLVKENYRVYSGIAVVGGDGGLIYATPGGPPLPELGAWFEEARRGRLYMSDIRFDPEVPQSFFHIAAPLGNDPDKVERIVCATVGTGAILSAVLSISLGETGECYLVNREGMFLAHKEPRRILTENIAQSESFRNIFSERRKRITYVDYRGIEVIGASAKVEGTDWALVVEQDRDEAFRSADVMGRYILLVTAFSTLAALLSAWLLSRTVATPIRKLSGAARSLAAGNYQRSDIRSERKDEIGLLYAAFAEMAEQLRDRQQNLEAQVVLREAELKETGVELKRTQEAAARSQQLAALGRLAAGVAHEIRTPLTSLKLYLESIEEDIEISPEVEEDYQVAMTQIRRMEATINRFLDFARPQAPILADIDPAELIEDALLVAGPRARQQETLVASEIPDDLPRLRGDRKQLEEVFVNLMINALEAVNAGGELRIRAGTETGKDGPAEAGPGFVRIDVEDTGPGIDAENLPRLFDPFFTTKATGTGLGLSIAFTTLQRHGGMIKVRSREGIGTVFSVFIPIPLTGKKESDGKGADRR; the protein is encoded by the coding sequence TTGATGATCCTCTTTTCGCTGTTCGCGCTCGTACCGCTTTGCGCGGTGGGGCTTTTTTCGATGCGGACGGCGGAGGAGGTCATCCTCAAGATGGCCGGCAACCAGGTCGAACAGCTCGCGCGGGACAAGGAGGCGCTCCTCGAGCGCTGGATCTCGGAGAGAAAGGCGGATATCGCCGTCGTGGCGGGCTCCTCGATCCTTTCTTCTGAAGATCTGGAAGCGATGGGGGCCTATCTCCGGCTGGTGAAGGAGAACTACCGGGTCTACAGCGGGATTGCGGTCGTCGGGGGAGACGGCGGGCTCATTTATGCCACGCCGGGTGGGCCGCCCCTCCCGGAGTTGGGGGCCTGGTTCGAAGAAGCGCGACGGGGCCGTCTGTACATGTCCGATATCCGGTTCGACCCGGAGGTGCCCCAATCCTTCTTCCACATTGCCGCGCCGCTGGGAAACGACCCTGACAAGGTGGAGCGCATCGTCTGCGCCACGGTCGGAACCGGCGCCATCCTTTCCGCGGTCCTGTCCATCTCCCTTGGTGAGACAGGGGAGTGCTACCTGGTCAACCGCGAGGGGATGTTTCTCGCCCACAAAGAGCCGCGAAGGATCCTCACGGAAAACATCGCCCAGTCCGAGAGCTTCAGAAACATCTTCAGCGAGCGAAGAAAACGGATCACCTACGTGGACTACCGCGGGATCGAGGTCATCGGGGCCTCGGCCAAGGTCGAAGGCACCGACTGGGCGCTGGTCGTCGAGCAGGATCGGGACGAGGCCTTTCGCAGCGCTGATGTCATGGGGCGCTACATCCTGCTGGTGACCGCTTTTTCAACCCTGGCGGCGCTCCTTTCCGCCTGGCTTCTGTCCCGCACCGTCGCGACGCCGATCCGCAAACTGAGCGGCGCCGCCCGGAGCCTCGCCGCCGGCAACTATCAGCGCAGCGACATCCGAAGCGAGCGGAAGGACGAGATCGGCCTGTTGTATGCTGCTTTTGCCGAGATGGCCGAACAGTTGAGGGACCGCCAGCAGAACCTCGAGGCGCAGGTCGTGCTGCGAGAGGCCGAGTTGAAGGAAACCGGCGTCGAGCTGAAACGGACGCAGGAGGCGGCCGCCCGCTCGCAGCAATTGGCGGCGCTCGGCCGGCTGGCTGCAGGCGTCGCCCACGAGATCCGCACGCCGCTGACGTCCCTCAAGTTATACCTGGAATCCATTGAAGAGGACATCGAGATCTCCCCGGAGGTCGAGGAAGACTACCAGGTGGCCATGACGCAGATCCGCCGGATGGAGGCCACAATCAACCGCTTCCTCGATTTCGCCCGACCACAGGCCCCGATCCTGGCCGACATCGACCCGGCTGAACTGATCGAAGACGCGCTGCTGGTGGCGGGCCCCCGCGCAAGACAGCAGGAGACATTGGTCGCGTCTGAGATTCCGGACGATCTTCCGCGCTTGCGGGGGGACCGGAAGCAGCTCGAGGAGGTGTTCGTCAATCTGATGATCAACGCCCTCGAGGCAGTGAACGCCGGGGGGGAACTCCGGATCCGGGCCGGAACCGAAACCGGAAAGGACGGGCCGGCTGAAGCCGGCCCAGGCTTTGTCCGCATCGATGTCGAAGACACCGGGCCCGGTATCGATGCCGAGAATCTCCCGCGGCTCTTCGATCCCTTTTTCACCACCAAGGCCACAGGAACCGGTTTGGGCCTCTCCATCGCATTCACAACGCTTCAGCGGCACGGCGGCATGATCAAGGTGCGATCACGGGAGGGGATCGGGACCGTTTTTTCCGTCTTCATTCCCATTCCACTGACTGGCAAGAAGGAGAGCGATGGAAAAGGTGCTGATCGTCGATGA
- the atoC gene encoding Acetoacetate metabolism regulatory protein AtoC: protein MEKVLIVDDDEGLVHFLRRFLSREGYTVESCTRGEQALEVAGRESFDLILLDYKMSGMNGLDTLRELRRLQVKTPVIIMTAYGTTDTAIEAMKRGAYDYLPKPFEREELKRLVADALTVNHLMKEVVSYPDAGLKPAEQGRGAARIIGSHKRMQAVYKLIGQVAGKDVIVLITGESGTGKELVARAIYHHSHRKDKPFLAVNCAAIPETLFESELFGHERGAFTGAERVHLGKFERCDGGTLFFDEIGDMPLGTQAKVLRVLQYGEFERLGGTETLKANVRIIAATNKNLEREVEEGRFREDLYWRLKIISIELPPLRERQEDIPALVRHFIARFSEEYDAPIRYIDETVLERLQAYPWPGNVRELENCIRRAVLLSQGDMILPEHIQLARDSTAASPGEERGSAFERIERKMDELFPDLLRAVEETGSGDMLEILERGCIIRVLGHCGQNQVKAARMLGISRNTLRLRMKKFGITGSPSD from the coding sequence ATGGAAAAGGTGCTGATCGTCGATGACGATGAAGGCCTGGTGCATTTCCTGCGCCGGTTCCTTTCGAGGGAGGGTTATACGGTGGAATCCTGCACCCGCGGGGAGCAGGCCCTCGAGGTCGCGGGGAGGGAAAGCTTCGATCTGATCCTGCTCGACTACAAGATGTCCGGAATGAACGGCCTCGACACCCTGCGCGAGCTGCGCCGGCTGCAGGTCAAAACCCCGGTGATCATCATGACGGCCTACGGCACCACGGACACGGCCATCGAGGCCATGAAGCGCGGCGCCTACGATTACCTCCCGAAGCCTTTCGAGCGGGAAGAACTCAAGCGGCTGGTGGCGGACGCCCTGACGGTGAATCACCTCATGAAGGAGGTGGTCAGCTACCCGGATGCAGGACTGAAGCCGGCGGAGCAGGGGCGGGGGGCGGCTCGAATCATCGGCAGCCACAAGCGGATGCAAGCCGTCTACAAACTGATCGGGCAGGTTGCCGGCAAGGACGTCATCGTTCTCATCACCGGCGAATCGGGCACCGGCAAGGAGTTGGTAGCGCGCGCGATCTATCATCACAGCCACCGCAAAGACAAGCCTTTTCTTGCGGTCAACTGCGCCGCCATTCCTGAGACCCTCTTTGAAAGCGAGCTCTTCGGGCATGAACGGGGCGCGTTTACCGGGGCCGAACGGGTCCACCTGGGGAAGTTCGAGCGCTGCGACGGCGGGACCCTCTTCTTCGACGAGATCGGGGATATGCCGCTGGGTACGCAGGCGAAGGTCCTGCGTGTCCTTCAATACGGCGAATTCGAACGTCTGGGCGGCACCGAAACCCTCAAGGCAAACGTGAGGATCATCGCCGCCACCAACAAGAACCTGGAGCGGGAAGTGGAGGAGGGGCGTTTCAGGGAAGACCTTTACTGGCGGCTGAAGATCATTTCCATCGAGCTTCCCCCGCTCAGGGAGCGCCAGGAGGACATCCCCGCGCTCGTCAGGCACTTCATCGCCCGCTTCAGCGAGGAATACGACGCCCCCATCCGCTACATCGATGAAACCGTGCTCGAAAGGCTTCAAGCCTATCCGTGGCCGGGCAACGTACGGGAACTCGAGAATTGCATCCGCAGGGCGGTCTTGCTCTCGCAGGGGGATATGATCCTTCCTGAGCACATACAACTTGCCCGTGACAGCACCGCTGCATCCCCCGGCGAAGAGCGCGGCTCCGCGTTCGAGCGCATCGAACGGAAGATGGATGAACTCTTCCCGGATCTTCTTCGGGCGGTGGAAGAAACCGGGAGCGGCGACATGCTCGAGATCCTCGAGCGCGGCTGCATCATCCGGGTGCTCGGGCACTGTGGTCAGAATCAGGTCAAGGCCGCACGGATGCTTGGCATCAGTCGAAACACCCTCCGACTTCGGATGAAAAAATTCGGCATCACAGGCTCCCCCTCGGACTGA
- a CDS encoding Pyruvate phosphate dikinase PEP/pyruvate-binding protein, with protein sequence MLQTKTVDSGIPALNQVLGGLRLGDNVVFQVDRLENYLKVACPFVQQALHDGRKVVYLRFAPHQRIIPEKPGLQTIEVDPRPGFDLFSAQVNKVIEEQGVGVFYVFDNLSLLVGEWATDELLANFFQVTCPYLHELDTVAYFALKRGQHSHSAVARIRDTSQVVIDLYHVQNDLYIHPIKVFDRYSSEMFLPHIFTGETLTPVFRSGDASSILISASKSPLKIKADSIAPWHSVYRKLSQYDPEELERLEGTVEVQALKMELAQMLIGPYPEFRRLAERYLTIHDLLAIRNRLIGSGRIGGKAAGMLLARRILLSDPGPVDFSDVLEEHDSFFVGSDVFFTFLVNNGLFRLRLRLTRNSRILPEEFEAVEDRFRAGGFPAEIMEQFKDLLDYFGQAPIIVRSSSLLEDGFGNAFAGKYRSEFCVNQGSPEDRMEAFLEAIKLVYASAVNPDALAYRRQRGLGESDEQMAILIQRVSGMRHRRYFFPPLAGVAFSHNLYRWTDRIDPEQGMIRLVLGLGTRAVNRLGGDYTRLIAVSHPKLRPEAPHKLAVYSQHRMDVLDIAENRLRSLPMPEVVGADGFPSFCFFASDMKEGFLKEVEGNSLSDLERPVLTFDRLIARTRFVPIMRDLLAKLEAAYGYTVDTEFTAFVAPDGEIKVNLLQCRPMRLPGAAASARIPVDIAPERILFRANRTISGGVVRDIRYIVYIDPQVYARQTPLEAKRVVGRMVGRLNRHPEFTAHRIMMMGPGRWGSSNINLGVNATYSDINNAAILVEMAREEHGHVPDVSYGTHFFLDLVESRIIYLPLYPDESETAFNRSFFDRAQNDLLHLLPEAEGFEGVIKVIHVPSAAAGLSARLIADGRTGSALCYLTPADDPDEPADEKSSEVAKDSRKGAKFNYLP encoded by the coding sequence ATGTTGCAGACCAAGACGGTTGACAGCGGCATCCCGGCATTGAACCAGGTGCTCGGCGGACTGCGCCTGGGGGACAACGTCGTCTTCCAGGTGGATCGGCTCGAGAACTACCTCAAGGTGGCCTGCCCCTTCGTGCAACAGGCCCTGCACGATGGACGCAAAGTGGTGTATCTGCGCTTCGCCCCGCACCAGAGGATCATCCCGGAGAAGCCGGGGCTCCAGACGATCGAGGTCGATCCACGCCCAGGCTTCGATCTGTTCAGCGCTCAGGTGAACAAAGTCATCGAGGAGCAGGGGGTCGGCGTCTTCTACGTCTTCGACAACCTCTCCCTGCTCGTGGGCGAGTGGGCGACCGACGAACTCCTGGCGAACTTCTTTCAGGTCACCTGCCCTTATCTCCACGAACTGGACACGGTGGCCTATTTCGCCCTGAAGCGCGGGCAGCATTCGCACAGCGCCGTCGCGCGAATCCGCGACACCTCCCAGGTCGTCATCGACCTCTACCACGTTCAGAACGACCTCTACATCCACCCCATCAAGGTGTTCGACCGCTATTCCTCCGAGATGTTCCTGCCGCATATCTTCACGGGAGAGACGCTCACCCCGGTCTTCCGGAGCGGAGATGCTTCAAGCATCCTGATCTCGGCCAGCAAATCGCCCCTCAAGATCAAGGCGGACTCCATCGCCCCGTGGCACAGCGTCTATCGGAAGCTCTCCCAGTACGATCCCGAAGAGCTCGAGCGCCTCGAAGGGACGGTGGAGGTCCAGGCGCTCAAGATGGAACTGGCCCAGATGCTGATCGGTCCCTATCCCGAGTTCCGGCGGCTGGCGGAGCGCTATCTGACGATCCACGATCTGCTGGCCATCCGCAACCGCCTGATCGGTTCGGGGCGGATCGGCGGAAAGGCAGCCGGGATGCTCCTAGCGCGCCGCATCCTGCTGTCGGACCCCGGACCGGTCGATTTTTCGGATGTCCTGGAGGAACACGACTCCTTCTTTGTTGGATCCGATGTCTTTTTCACCTTTCTCGTCAACAATGGTCTCTTCAGACTGCGTCTACGGCTCACCCGCAACTCCCGGATCCTGCCCGAGGAGTTCGAGGCGGTGGAGGACCGTTTCAGGGCGGGAGGGTTCCCGGCCGAGATTATGGAGCAATTCAAGGACCTGCTGGACTACTTCGGACAGGCGCCGATCATTGTGCGCTCCAGCAGCCTCCTGGAGGACGGCTTCGGGAACGCCTTCGCGGGAAAATACCGCAGCGAATTCTGCGTCAACCAGGGCAGCCCCGAGGACCGCATGGAGGCCTTCCTCGAGGCGATCAAGCTCGTTTATGCGAGTGCGGTGAATCCCGACGCCCTCGCCTACAGGCGGCAGAGGGGGCTCGGGGAGTCCGACGAGCAGATGGCGATCCTGATCCAGCGCGTATCCGGGATGCGTCATCGACGCTATTTTTTTCCTCCGCTCGCCGGGGTCGCCTTTTCCCACAACCTGTACCGGTGGACGGACCGCATCGACCCGGAGCAGGGGATGATCCGCCTGGTTCTTGGCCTCGGGACCCGCGCGGTCAATCGGCTCGGGGGGGATTACACACGTCTGATCGCGGTGAGCCACCCGAAGCTGCGCCCGGAGGCGCCTCACAAGCTGGCGGTTTATTCACAGCATCGGATGGACGTCCTGGACATCGCTGAAAACCGTCTGAGGAGCCTTCCCATGCCTGAGGTCGTGGGCGCGGACGGCTTCCCGTCCTTTTGCTTTTTCGCATCCGACATGAAGGAAGGCTTCCTGAAAGAGGTTGAGGGGAACAGCCTTTCCGATCTGGAGCGGCCCGTGCTCACCTTCGACCGTCTGATCGCCCGCACGCGCTTCGTCCCCATCATGAGGGATCTCCTAGCCAAATTGGAGGCAGCCTACGGCTATACCGTGGACACGGAATTTACGGCCTTCGTGGCGCCCGACGGCGAGATCAAGGTCAACCTGTTGCAGTGCAGGCCCATGCGCCTGCCCGGCGCGGCGGCTTCGGCCAGGATCCCGGTCGACATTGCGCCTGAACGGATTCTCTTCAGGGCGAACCGTACGATCTCGGGCGGTGTGGTCCGCGATATCCGCTACATCGTCTACATCGATCCCCAGGTCTATGCCAGGCAAACCCCACTCGAGGCCAAACGCGTGGTCGGACGGATGGTCGGGCGGCTCAACCGCCACCCGGAGTTCACCGCCCACCGGATCATGATGATGGGCCCCGGCCGCTGGGGGAGTTCGAACATCAACCTCGGAGTGAACGCCACCTATTCGGACATCAACAATGCGGCGATCCTCGTCGAGATGGCCCGGGAAGAGCACGGGCATGTACCGGATGTCTCCTACGGAACTCACTTCTTCCTCGATCTGGTGGAATCGCGCATCATCTATCTGCCGCTCTATCCCGATGAATCGGAAACGGCCTTCAACCGGAGCTTCTTCGACCGCGCTCAAAACGATCTGCTCCATCTGCTTCCCGAGGCCGAAGGGTTCGAAGGGGTCATCAAGGTGATCCATGTGCCTTCCGCAGCAGCCGGGCTGAGCGCACGGCTCATCGCCGATGGCAGGACCGGGAGCGCACTCTGCTACCTGACCCCGGCGGATGACCCGGATGAGCCGGCCGACGAAAAATCCTCGGAAGTCGCGAAGGATTCCAGAAAAGGCGCGAAGTTCAACTACCTGCCTTAA
- a CDS encoding conserved hypothetical protein (Evidence 4 : Unknown function but conserved in other organisms), whose amino-acid sequence MSRKQRVTPWNRNPLERVVTMNETAKARAREGETQDDAAKRREIERTNARLRHFRGVAASVLAEAIGLWKEIWLALEDPRSCMEILDDAEGSEPLRLAGEKVELLEKLHVLGVKIDYAKRLCEGDIGREKDGREAERWKNS is encoded by the coding sequence ATGAGCCGGAAACAGCGCGTCACGCCATGGAACCGGAACCCGCTTGAGAGGGTGGTCACGATGAACGAAACCGCCAAAGCCCGGGCGCGCGAGGGGGAAACGCAAGATGACGCCGCCAAGAGGCGGGAGATCGAGCGCACCAATGCAAGGCTCCGACACTTCAGGGGCGTAGCTGCAAGCGTGCTTGCCGAGGCGATCGGCCTCTGGAAGGAGATCTGGCTCGCTCTGGAAGATCCCCGCAGCTGCATGGAGATTCTGGACGATGCCGAAGGCTCCGAGCCTCTTCGGCTCGCCGGCGAAAAGGTCGAACTCCTTGAAAAACTGCATGTCCTGGGTGTGAAGATCGACTATGCGAAACGTCTCTGCGAGGGAGATATCGGCAGGGAGAAAGACGGAAGGGAGGCGGAGCGATGGAAAAACAGCTGA